The Dyella caseinilytica genome has a window encoding:
- the mreD gene encoding rod shape-determining protein MreD, which yields MSRQRLSFWWFVGTLVGALLLMLIPLPRVLDPFKPYWPALVLLYWALESGDQRVTLGLAFVVGVCADMFNGVLLGEQALRLCVLAFIALRFRSRLRFFPMWQQTLAVLALLLNDRFLLLIVRAFAGESTPPTLWWASPFVSALLWPFLFLLLDDLRMRLRLQ from the coding sequence ATGAGCCGTCAGCGACTCTCGTTCTGGTGGTTCGTCGGCACGCTCGTTGGGGCGTTGCTTTTGATGCTGATCCCGCTGCCGCGCGTGCTTGATCCGTTCAAGCCGTACTGGCCTGCGCTGGTGTTGCTGTACTGGGCGCTCGAATCGGGTGATCAGCGCGTCACGCTGGGGCTCGCTTTTGTGGTGGGCGTGTGCGCGGACATGTTCAACGGCGTGCTGCTCGGTGAGCAGGCGCTGCGTTTGTGCGTGCTGGCATTCATCGCCTTGCGTTTTCGGTCACGCCTGCGCTTCTTTCCGATGTGGCAGCAAACGCTTGCCGTGCTGGCTCTGCTGCTCAACGACCGCTTTCTGTTGCTGATCGTGCGGGCCTTTGCCGGCGAATCGACACCACCGACCTTGTGGTGGGCGTCGCCCTTCGTGAGCGCCTTACTGTGGCCGTTCCTGTTCCTGCTGCTCGACGATCTGCGGATGCGCCTGAGGCTGCAATGA
- the mreC gene encoding rod shape-determining protein MreC: protein MALTREESSPLFAGTAAGTLRLIFYLAIAMVLMVLDHRNGWLWRMRYATAIVVEPVYRLASMPAEGMRTLSVAFADRRLLTEQNQRLREDLLLANAKLNRMAAVAQQNERLKELLDTQHSLELHVQLARVIGIDLGAYRHRMMINLGARDGIKTGQPVIDAHGIMGQIIDVLPNSATVMLVTDPDHALPVVVERTGLRTIAYGSRTGEQLTLPTVPMAADIRPGDKLLTSGLGGRFPEGFPAGEVVSVAPAASGMFLEARANPSADLDRSDEVLVLHDLAEPSGPPPPPSPAGPPADEAPPPPAPATSAAVPHSVTLKPASAQTATTPAAGVPAT, encoded by the coding sequence ATGGCGCTGACGCGCGAAGAATCCTCGCCCCTGTTCGCTGGCACCGCAGCCGGCACGCTGCGGCTGATCTTCTACCTCGCCATCGCCATGGTGCTGATGGTGCTGGATCATCGTAACGGCTGGCTGTGGCGCATGCGCTATGCGACCGCGATCGTCGTCGAACCGGTTTACCGGCTGGCCAGCATGCCCGCTGAAGGCATGCGTACATTGAGTGTCGCGTTTGCCGATCGACGGCTGCTGACCGAGCAGAATCAGCGCTTGCGCGAGGATCTGCTGCTGGCCAATGCCAAGCTCAACCGCATGGCAGCCGTCGCTCAGCAGAATGAGCGTCTGAAGGAATTGCTCGACACCCAGCACAGCCTGGAATTGCATGTGCAGTTGGCGCGTGTGATCGGCATCGACCTGGGCGCTTATCGTCACCGCATGATGATCAACCTCGGCGCACGCGACGGCATCAAGACCGGCCAGCCGGTCATTGATGCGCACGGCATCATGGGCCAGATCATCGACGTGCTGCCGAATTCGGCCACAGTCATGCTGGTCACCGATCCTGATCACGCGCTGCCGGTGGTTGTCGAACGCACGGGTCTGCGCACCATTGCCTATGGTTCACGCACTGGCGAGCAGCTCACCCTGCCGACCGTGCCGATGGCGGCGGATATACGCCCTGGCGACAAATTGCTCACCTCGGGTCTCGGCGGACGTTTCCCCGAAGGTTTTCCGGCCGGTGAAGTTGTCAGCGTGGCGCCGGCAGCCAGTGGCATGTTCCTGGAAGCGCGAGCCAATCCCAGCGCGGATCTGGATCGCAGCGATGAAGTGTTGGTGCTGCACGATCTGGCCGAGCCCTCGGGGCCGCCGCCACCGCCTTCGCCAGCGGGTCCACCGGCAGATGAAGCGCCGCCACCGCCTGCGCCAGCCACCAGCGCTGCTGTGCCTCACAGCGTGACGCTCAAGCCTGCCTCGGCGCAGACGGCAACGACACCTGCGGCAGGAGTGCCAGCAACATGA
- a CDS encoding rod shape-determining protein yields MFKKFRGMFSNDVSIDLGTANTLIYVRGQGIVLNEPSVVAIRQDRGPGGPRTVAAVGGDAKRMLGRTPGNIATVRPMKDGVIADFTMTEAMLQHFIRQVHRSRLLRPSPRVLVCVPCGSTQVERRAIKESAEGAGARDVFLIEEPMAAAIGAGIPVHEARGSMVLDIGGGTSEVAVISLNGIVYSQSVRVGGDRFDEAIINYVRRNHGTLIGESTAERIKLEIGCAFPQSQVREIEISGRNLAEGVPRMFTINSNEILEALHEPLAGIVAAVKAALEQTPPELCSDVAERGIVLTGGGALLRDLDRLLSEETGLHVQVADDPLTCVARGGGKALELIDQHGSDFFAPE; encoded by the coding sequence ATGTTCAAGAAGTTTCGCGGGATGTTTTCGAACGATGTTTCCATCGACCTTGGCACGGCCAATACGCTTATTTATGTGCGGGGCCAGGGGATCGTCCTGAACGAACCTTCCGTCGTAGCGATTCGCCAGGATCGTGGACCGGGCGGCCCCCGCACGGTTGCAGCCGTAGGCGGTGACGCCAAGCGCATGCTGGGCCGTACGCCAGGCAATATCGCCACCGTGCGTCCGATGAAGGACGGCGTAATCGCCGACTTCACCATGACCGAAGCGATGCTGCAGCACTTTATCCGCCAGGTGCACCGCTCGCGCCTGCTGCGCCCCAGTCCGCGCGTGCTGGTTTGCGTGCCCTGCGGTTCCACCCAGGTGGAACGCCGTGCCATCAAGGAATCGGCCGAAGGCGCCGGCGCCCGCGACGTGTTCCTGATCGAAGAGCCGATGGCCGCTGCGATCGGTGCCGGCATCCCGGTTCACGAAGCGCGCGGCTCCATGGTGCTTGATATCGGTGGCGGTACGTCCGAAGTAGCAGTGATCTCGCTGAACGGCATCGTCTACTCGCAGTCGGTGCGCGTGGGCGGCGATCGTTTTGACGAAGCCATCATCAACTACGTGCGCCGTAACCACGGCACCCTGATCGGTGAGTCGACTGCCGAGCGCATCAAGCTGGAAATCGGCTGCGCCTTCCCGCAGAGCCAGGTCAGGGAGATCGAGATCTCCGGCCGTAACCTGGCTGAGGGTGTGCCGCGCATGTTCACGATCAACTCCAACGAAATCCTGGAAGCCCTGCATGAGCCGCTCGCCGGCATCGTCGCGGCTGTGAAGGCGGCGCTGGAACAGACCCCACCGGAACTGTGCTCCGACGTGGCCGAGCGCGGCATCGTGCTTACCGGCGGTGGCGCACTGTTGCGCGATCTGGATCGCCTGCTGTCCGAGGAAACCGGCCTGCACGTGCAGGTGGCGGACGATCCGCTCACCTGCGTGGCCCGCGGTGGCGGCAAGGCGCTGGAGCTGATCGACCAGCACGGCAGCGACTTCTTCGCACCTGAATAA
- a CDS encoding carbohydrate kinase family protein, with translation MSAVICGSFAYDTIMVFQDQFKKHIIPDQVHILNVSFLVPQMRREFGGCAGNIAYNLKLLGGDPLPVAAVGQDFAPYREHLEKYGIRMDGIRVFDDQFTPQCFITTDLDNNQITAFHPGAMSSAHANHVRNIPDISFGIVAPDGREAMLQHVDEFAARGVPFVFDPGQAMPLFNGDEFRAMIEKATYVIVNDYESQLLQQRTGWSAADIASRVKAYIVTLGPRGSLIHADGTTHEIPPARERQVIDPTGCGDAYRAGLIFGIMKGLDWATIGRMASLMGALKVEHPGTQNQHFTYDQFAAQFKEQFGYALA, from the coding sequence ATGTCTGCCGTCATCTGCGGATCGTTTGCCTACGACACCATCATGGTGTTCCAGGACCAGTTCAAGAAGCACATCATTCCCGATCAGGTGCATATCCTGAACGTGTCGTTCCTGGTGCCGCAGATGCGCCGCGAATTCGGCGGCTGCGCCGGCAACATCGCCTACAACCTGAAGCTGCTGGGCGGCGATCCGCTGCCAGTGGCGGCGGTTGGCCAGGACTTCGCCCCCTATCGCGAACACCTGGAAAAGTACGGCATCCGTATGGACGGCATCCGCGTGTTCGACGACCAGTTCACGCCGCAGTGCTTTATCACCACCGACCTGGATAATAACCAGATCACGGCCTTCCATCCGGGCGCCATGTCCAGCGCGCACGCCAATCATGTGCGCAACATCCCCGACATCAGCTTCGGCATCGTCGCGCCGGATGGCCGCGAAGCGATGCTGCAGCACGTGGATGAATTTGCCGCGCGCGGTGTGCCGTTCGTGTTCGATCCCGGCCAGGCGATGCCGTTGTTCAACGGCGATGAATTCCGCGCCATGATCGAAAAAGCCACCTACGTGATCGTCAATGACTACGAATCCCAACTGCTGCAGCAGCGTACCGGCTGGAGCGCGGCAGATATTGCTTCGCGCGTGAAGGCCTACATCGTGACGCTTGGCCCGCGCGGTTCGCTGATCCACGCCGACGGCACCACACATGAGATTCCGCCGGCGCGCGAGCGCCAGGTGATCGACCCCACCGGCTGCGGCGACGCTTATCGCGCCGGACTGATCTTCGGCATCATGAAGGGTCTGGATTGGGCGACCATCGGCCGCATGGCTTCGCTGATGGGCGCACTGAAGGTGGAACACCCCGGTACGCAGAACCAGCACTTTACCTACGATCAGTTCGCCGCGCAGTTCAAGGAACAGTTCGGCTACGCGCTGGCCTGA
- a CDS encoding DUF1304 domain-containing protein, whose translation MSILASIVVAIIALMHVWFLILEMFLWDKPTGRRAFGLTAEFAEQSKVLAANQGLYNGFLAAGLLWGLLLGGVEGMHVKLFFLACVLVAGLYGGFTATRKVLWIQGLPAAIGLALVLLS comes from the coding sequence ATGTCGATTCTTGCCAGCATCGTGGTCGCAATCATCGCGTTGATGCACGTATGGTTCCTGATCCTGGAAATGTTCCTGTGGGACAAGCCCACGGGCCGGCGCGCTTTCGGCCTGACCGCTGAATTCGCCGAGCAGAGCAAGGTACTGGCCGCCAATCAGGGGCTCTACAACGGCTTTCTGGCCGCCGGCCTCTTGTGGGGTCTGCTGCTGGGTGGTGTCGAAGGCATGCATGTGAAGCTGTTTTTCCTGGCTTGCGTGCTCGTCGCCGGTCTCTATGGCGGCTTCACCGCCACGCGCAAGGTGCTGTGGATCCAGGGTCTGCCCGCAGCGATCGGCCTTGCGCTGGTGTTGTTGAGCTGA
- a CDS encoding M24 family metallopeptidase, whose protein sequence is MTHHDREAVGPAYDPLRMQHARRQSWAALQGIRERMRPGISEDEARAEAGQVFAALGMDRLWHPVIIRIGPNTTKTYREPSTSGVRLGENDIYFIDLGLVFDGHEGDVGDTFTVGEAPRQQACAQAARDLFQDVAGVWRNRGLNGPSLYNYAHERAETMGWRFNHAIKGHRVSDFPHAVHKGGDLGDFEHKPAEGLWILEIQISHPTEPFGAFYEDLLTHAAS, encoded by the coding sequence ATGACGCATCACGATCGCGAAGCTGTCGGCCCCGCCTACGATCCGCTGCGCATGCAGCACGCGCGGCGTCAGAGCTGGGCAGCGCTACAAGGCATCCGCGAACGCATGCGGCCCGGCATCAGCGAAGACGAGGCCAGGGCCGAGGCCGGGCAGGTTTTTGCGGCCTTGGGGATGGATCGGCTGTGGCACCCGGTGATCATCCGCATCGGACCGAACACGACCAAGACCTACCGGGAGCCGTCCACGTCAGGCGTCCGGCTGGGCGAGAACGACATCTACTTCATCGACCTGGGCCTGGTATTCGACGGCCACGAGGGCGATGTGGGCGATACCTTCACGGTCGGCGAGGCGCCCAGGCAGCAAGCCTGTGCCCAGGCGGCACGCGATCTGTTCCAGGACGTGGCCGGCGTCTGGCGCAATCGCGGCCTGAACGGCCCTAGCCTGTATAATTATGCCCATGAGCGTGCCGAGACCATGGGATGGCGCTTCAACCACGCCATTAAGGGGCATCGCGTCAGCGATTTCCCGCACGCCGTACACAAGGGTGGCGACCTGGGTGATTTCGAGCACAAGCCTGCCGAAGGCCTGTGGATCCTCGAAATCCAGATCAGCCATCCAACCGAGCCCTTCGGTGCTTTCTACGAGGATCTGCTGACCCACGCAGCATCCTGA
- the fusA gene encoding elongation factor G, translating to MARQKPLNLYRNIGIIAHIDAGKTTTTERILYYTGKKHQIVDVHDTKDGKGSTTTDYLEQERKRGITIQSAAVSTEWKGHQINVIDTPGHVDFTIEVNRSLRVLDGAVVVFDGVAGVEPQTETNWRLADQYNVPRMCYVNKMDRIGANFKHAVDGIKNRLGANIVLCQIPLGSHDDFVGMADLIAGVGYIWEGSDKDSKWETIPLDQIANHPKVQAFTTAADKEWVSKLADLRAESIEAAVEMDDDAMHAYLEGNEPSLETLKQCIRKGCVAGKLVPVFCGSSYRNKGVQQMLDGVIDYMPYPGENGGISMVDEDGNIIGEQAVTDEAPVRALAFKVINDPFGTLTFTRIYSGVIKKGDTLQNVTRGKKERIGRIVEVQANATREIDEVRAGDICAFVSLKETETGDSLCDPAHPVLLERMRFPDPVISVSVEPKTRGDVDKMSTALYKMVKADPSLRMEVDQETGQTVLKGMGELHLEITIDRMRTELGVDANMGKPKVSFREAFGGTVEHTYTHKKQTGGTGQFAEVKIIFEPGEPGSGVVFSDEVVGGRVPREYIPAVEQAITKESRQGQVAGYQVLDFKARLIDGKFHDVDSSALAFEIATRACFREAQRMSKPKLLEPVMKLEVVTEADYLGDVIGDMNRRRGQITEQGQKGPNAFVQGFVPLAEMFGYINFLRSATSGRGNFTMIFDHYEEVPANMVAALMEKEAK from the coding sequence GTGGCCCGCCAAAAACCCCTCAACCTGTACCGCAACATCGGCATCATTGCCCACATCGACGCCGGCAAGACCACCACGACCGAGCGCATTCTTTACTACACGGGCAAGAAGCATCAGATCGTTGACGTGCACGACACCAAGGATGGTAAGGGTTCGACCACCACCGACTACCTCGAGCAGGAACGCAAGCGCGGCATCACCATTCAGTCCGCAGCTGTGTCCACCGAGTGGAAGGGTCACCAGATCAACGTGATCGACACCCCAGGGCACGTGGACTTCACCATCGAAGTGAACCGCAGCCTGCGCGTGCTCGACGGCGCCGTGGTGGTGTTCGACGGCGTGGCCGGCGTGGAACCGCAGACCGAGACCAACTGGCGCCTGGCTGACCAGTACAACGTGCCGCGTATGTGCTACGTCAACAAGATGGACCGCATCGGCGCGAACTTCAAACACGCCGTGGACGGCATCAAGAATCGCCTGGGCGCCAATATCGTGCTTTGCCAGATCCCGCTGGGCAGCCACGACGATTTCGTCGGCATGGCCGACCTGATCGCCGGCGTGGGCTACATCTGGGAAGGCAGCGACAAGGACAGTAAGTGGGAGACGATCCCGCTCGACCAGATCGCCAATCACCCCAAGGTGCAGGCTTTCACCACCGCTGCCGACAAGGAATGGGTGAGCAAGCTCGCCGACCTGCGCGCGGAAAGCATCGAAGCCGCAGTGGAAATGGACGACGACGCCATGCATGCCTACCTCGAAGGCAACGAGCCGTCGCTGGAAACGCTGAAGCAGTGCATCCGCAAGGGCTGCGTCGCTGGCAAGCTCGTGCCGGTGTTCTGCGGTTCCTCCTACCGCAACAAGGGCGTGCAGCAGATGCTCGACGGCGTGATCGATTACATGCCGTACCCGGGTGAGAACGGCGGCATCTCGATGGTGGACGAAGATGGCAACATCATCGGCGAACAGGCCGTGACCGACGAAGCGCCGGTTCGCGCGCTGGCGTTCAAGGTCATCAACGATCCGTTCGGTACGCTGACCTTCACGCGCATTTACTCGGGCGTGATCAAGAAAGGCGACACCCTGCAGAACGTCACGCGTGGCAAGAAAGAGCGCATCGGCCGCATCGTGGAAGTCCAGGCCAACGCCACCCGCGAAATCGACGAAGTGCGCGCCGGCGACATCTGCGCCTTTGTCTCGCTGAAGGAAACCGAGACCGGTGACTCGCTGTGCGATCCGGCCCACCCCGTGTTGCTGGAGCGCATGCGCTTCCCCGACCCGGTGATCAGCGTGTCGGTTGAGCCCAAGACCCGCGGCGACGTCGACAAGATGTCCACCGCGCTCTACAAGATGGTCAAGGCCGATCCGTCGCTGCGCATGGAAGTCGACCAGGAAACCGGCCAGACCGTGCTCAAGGGCATGGGTGAGTTGCACCTGGAAATCACCATCGACCGTATGCGCACCGAGCTGGGCGTGGACGCGAACATGGGCAAGCCCAAGGTCAGCTTCCGTGAGGCGTTCGGCGGTACCGTCGAGCACACCTACACCCACAAGAAGCAGACCGGCGGTACGGGTCAGTTCGCCGAAGTGAAGATCATCTTCGAGCCGGGTGAACCGGGTAGCGGCGTGGTGTTCTCCGACGAAGTCGTCGGCGGTCGCGTGCCGCGCGAGTACATCCCGGCTGTGGAGCAGGCCATCACCAAGGAGTCGCGCCAGGGTCAAGTCGCTGGCTACCAGGTGCTGGACTTCAAGGCACGCCTGATTGACGGCAAATTCCACGACGTCGACTCCTCGGCGCTCGCCTTCGAAATTGCCACCCGCGCCTGCTTCCGTGAAGCTCAGCGCATGTCCAAGCCGAAGCTGCTCGAGCCGGTGATGAAGCTGGAAGTGGTCACCGAAGCCGACTACCTCGGCGACGTGATCGGCGACATGAACCGTCGTCGCGGCCAGATCACCGAACAGGGCCAGAAGGGTCCGAACGCCTTCGTGCAGGGCTTCGTGCCGCTGGCGGAAATGTTCGGCTACATCAACTTCCTGCGCTCAGCCACCAGCGGCCGCGGCAACTTCACGATGATCTTCGATCATTACGAAGAAGTGCCGGCGAACATGGTCGCCGCGTTGATGGAGAAGGAAGCGAAGTAA
- a CDS encoding type II toxin-antitoxin system prevent-host-death family antitoxin yields the protein MRTELVTTLKRQATELLAELERDREPILITQHGLPTAYLVDVDSFEAMQQRVRLLEGIARGERAVDEERTLTHDQARTRLKRWLK from the coding sequence ATGCGCACCGAATTAGTCACCACGCTCAAACGCCAAGCCACCGAGCTGCTTGCGGAATTGGAACGCGATCGCGAACCGATCCTCATCACGCAGCACGGTCTGCCGACTGCCTACTTGGTGGATGTCGATTCGTTCGAGGCGATGCAGCAACGTGTACGGCTGCTGGAAGGCATTGCGCGCGGTGAACGTGCTGTGGACGAAGAACGTACGCTTACGCACGATCAGGCAAGGACTCGCTTGAAACGATGGCTGAAATAA
- a CDS encoding type II toxin-antitoxin system RelE/ParE family toxin, whose protein sequence is MAEIIWTEPALSELDEIADYIALDNPQAARDLVHRVFQHVEQLAEHPESGSRPSELKKSRYRQIVEPPCRIFYRFDGKALIILYVMRSERSLRRSRLADRG, encoded by the coding sequence ATGGCTGAAATAATCTGGACCGAGCCAGCGCTCAGCGAACTGGATGAAATTGCCGATTACATAGCGCTGGACAACCCTCAAGCAGCTCGTGATCTCGTCCACCGCGTTTTCCAGCACGTGGAGCAACTTGCCGAGCATCCTGAAAGCGGCTCAAGGCCATCGGAGTTGAAAAAATCACGCTATCGGCAAATCGTCGAGCCGCCTTGCCGGATCTTTTATCGCTTCGACGGCAAGGCCCTGATCATTCTGTACGTCATGCGGAGCGAGCGCTCCTTGCGGCGAAGCCGCCTGGCCGACAGAGGCTGA
- a CDS encoding peptide chain release factor 3, translated as MSSHLQETHRRRTFAIVSHPDAGKTTLTEKLLLFGGAIQMAGSVKGRKAARHATSDWMALEKERGISVTSSVMQFPYEDKIVNLLDTPGHADFSEDTYRVLTAVDSALMVIDCAKGVEERTIKLMEVCRLRDTPIMTFINKLDREGRSPVELLDEVESVLGIACAPLTWPIGMGKRLKGVYHMLLDEVHIFEPGKNFTRQDSTIFKGLDAPGLEEAIGTEALNELREELELVQGASHPFELDKYLAGKLTPVFFGSAVNNFGVQLLLDFFVEHAPAPRSRNTLGREVKPEEEKLTGFVFKIQANMDPAHRDRVAFMRVCSGTYTAGMKMLQTRTNKEVRIANALTFMASDREIVESAYPGDVIGLHNHGTISIGDTFTEGEAISFTGIPNFAPELFRRARLRDPLKMKALQKGLAQLSEEGATQFFRPLMSNDLILGAVGVLQFDVVAYRLKDEYGVDATFEPVGVVTARWIHCDDAKKLEEFREKNAMNLGIDAAGELVYLAPTRVNLQLAQERSPAVRFSATREHAASVEM; from the coding sequence ATGTCCAGCCACCTCCAAGAAACCCACCGCCGCCGCACCTTCGCCATCGTCAGCCACCCTGACGCGGGCAAGACCACGCTGACGGAAAAGCTGCTGCTGTTCGGTGGCGCGATCCAGATGGCCGGCTCGGTGAAAGGCCGCAAGGCAGCGCGGCATGCCACCTCGGACTGGATGGCGCTGGAAAAGGAGCGCGGTATTTCGGTGACCTCGTCGGTGATGCAGTTCCCGTACGAGGACAAGATCGTCAACCTGCTCGACACGCCGGGCCACGCGGACTTTTCCGAAGACACCTATCGCGTGCTGACCGCGGTGGACTCGGCGCTGATGGTGATCGACTGCGCCAAGGGCGTGGAGGAACGCACCATCAAGTTGATGGAAGTGTGCCGCCTGCGCGATACGCCGATCATGACCTTCATCAACAAGCTCGACCGCGAAGGCCGTTCGCCGGTCGAATTGCTGGACGAAGTGGAATCGGTGCTGGGCATCGCCTGCGCGCCGCTGACCTGGCCGATCGGCATGGGCAAGCGCCTGAAGGGTGTGTACCACATGCTGTTGGACGAAGTGCATATCTTCGAACCGGGCAAGAATTTCACACGGCAAGATTCAACTATCTTCAAGGGCCTGGATGCGCCTGGACTGGAAGAAGCGATTGGCACGGAAGCACTGAACGAACTGCGCGAAGAACTGGAACTGGTGCAAGGCGCATCGCATCCGTTCGAGCTCGATAAATATCTTGCCGGCAAACTTACGCCGGTGTTTTTCGGTTCGGCGGTGAACAACTTCGGCGTGCAGCTGCTGCTGGATTTCTTCGTCGAACACGCGCCTGCGCCCCGTTCGCGCAACACGCTGGGCCGCGAAGTAAAACCGGAAGAGGAAAAGCTCACCGGCTTCGTGTTCAAGATCCAGGCCAACATGGATCCCGCCCATCGCGATCGCGTCGCTTTCATGCGCGTGTGTTCGGGCACCTACACGGCCGGCATGAAGATGCTGCAGACGCGTACCAACAAAGAAGTACGTATCGCCAATGCGCTGACCTTCATGGCCAGCGATCGTGAAATCGTGGAAAGCGCCTATCCCGGCGATGTGATCGGCCTGCACAACCACGGCACCATCAGCATCGGCGACACCTTCACCGAAGGCGAAGCCATCAGCTTCACCGGCATTCCCAACTTCGCACCGGAACTGTTCCGCCGCGCCCGCCTGCGTGATCCGCTGAAAATGAAAGCGCTACAGAAAGGACTGGCCCAGCTCTCCGAGGAAGGCGCCACGCAGTTCTTCCGTCCGCTGATGAGCAACGATCTGATCCTCGGTGCGGTGGGTGTACTGCAGTTCGATGTCGTGGCTTATCGCCTCAAAGACGAGTACGGCGTTGACGCCACCTTCGAACCGGTTGGTGTGGTGACAGCGCGCTGGATACATTGCGACGATGCCAAGAAGCTGGAGGAATTTCGCGAGAAAAACGCGATGAACCTCGGCATCGATGCAGCGGGCGAACTGGTCTACCTCGCCCCTACCCGCGTGAACCTTCAGCTGGCGCAGGAGCGCTCGCCAGCCGTGCGTTTCTCGGCCACTCGCGAGCACGCAGCATCGGTGGAGATGTAG
- a CDS encoding CPBP family intramembrane glutamic endopeptidase has product MTDTSLAFITPSGAPAWKRWLVYSPLARILIFAITYWLLTWVIGHFVHGVVLRGAAKTPWNDASGYLSIYVVPAFLVYLALVKWIERRRMIEFAPQDWPRAWVGVIAGVLLFTVTAGALWLFGSYHVTGTHPHVAWLLALLTLGIGPGLCEEIVFRGVLFRIVEEGLGTWGALLISAIFFGGAHMLNPDATVWTCTAITIEAGLLIGMLYHVTRSLWLCMGLHAAWNFTEGTVYGIPVSGIDTDGWLISHRTGPEWLSGGAFGAEASVVLVGICSICTLALIAVALRRGSIVAPSWRRKKPEAVSADYAVKATS; this is encoded by the coding sequence ATGACCGACACGTCGCTCGCCTTCATCACGCCCTCAGGCGCGCCCGCATGGAAGCGCTGGCTGGTGTACTCGCCGCTGGCGCGCATCCTGATTTTCGCCATCACGTACTGGCTTTTGACCTGGGTTATCGGCCATTTTGTCCACGGCGTCGTGCTGCGCGGCGCGGCCAAGACACCCTGGAACGATGCATCAGGCTATCTCTCCATCTATGTGGTGCCGGCGTTCCTGGTCTACTTGGCGCTGGTGAAGTGGATCGAACGGCGCCGCATGATCGAGTTTGCGCCACAGGATTGGCCTCGTGCGTGGGTGGGCGTCATCGCCGGAGTGCTGCTTTTCACCGTCACAGCCGGTGCGCTATGGCTGTTTGGCAGTTACCACGTGACCGGTACCCATCCGCATGTCGCTTGGCTGCTGGCCCTGCTGACGCTTGGAATAGGCCCAGGTCTGTGCGAGGAGATCGTGTTCCGCGGCGTGCTGTTTCGTATCGTCGAGGAAGGCCTGGGTACGTGGGGCGCGTTGCTGATTTCGGCGATCTTCTTTGGCGGCGCGCACATGCTCAATCCCGATGCCACGGTATGGACTTGTACTGCCATCACCATCGAGGCCGGTTTGCTGATCGGCATGCTTTATCACGTGACGCGTTCACTGTGGCTGTGCATGGGCCTGCATGCGGCGTGGAATTTCACCGAAGGCACCGTATATGGCATTCCCGTTTCCGGCATCGATACCGACGGCTGGCTGATCTCTCATCGCACCGGACCCGAATGGCTCAGCGGCGGCGCGTTCGGTGCCGAAGCGTCGGTCGTATTGGTGGGAATCTGCTCGATCTGCACGCTGGCATTGATCGCCGTCGCGCTGCGCCGTGGTTCGATCGTTGCGCCCAGCTGGCGCAGGAAAAAACCTGAGGCCGTCAGTGCCGACTACGCGGTGAAAGCCACATCGTGA
- a CDS encoding hotdog fold domain-containing protein produces the protein MSGSLLSLYQRITRWPAGHWLFSRAVCFRAPYFATIAPRFVTLEPGRCEVRIRDRRRVHNHIGTVHAIALCNLAELSAGVMAEVTIPPGMRWIPKGMTVEYVAKAVGTMSAVAAPDAPAVESAEGYEWPVVVHVSDPAGTEVFRARITMWLSPRSRH, from the coding sequence ATGAGCGGATCATTGTTGTCCTTGTATCAACGTATAACGCGCTGGCCTGCTGGACATTGGCTGTTTTCGCGCGCTGTCTGTTTTCGGGCGCCTTACTTCGCGACGATCGCTCCGCGCTTTGTCACGCTGGAACCAGGGCGCTGTGAAGTGCGCATTCGTGACCGCCGGCGTGTGCACAACCATATTGGCACGGTACACGCGATCGCGCTGTGCAATCTGGCGGAACTGAGCGCGGGCGTGATGGCGGAGGTAACGATTCCGCCTGGCATGCGCTGGATTCCCAAAGGCATGACGGTCGAATATGTGGCGAAAGCGGTCGGCACCATGAGTGCGGTCGCTGCACCGGATGCCCCAGCGGTCGAATCGGCCGAGGGTTATGAGTGGCCGGTGGTGGTCCACGTCAGCGATCCTGCCGGCACCGAGGTTTTCCGGGCGCGGATCACGATGTGGCTTTCACCGCGTAGTCGGCACTGA